From the Terriglobia bacterium genome, the window CGACCAGCATCGCCGTTCGATGCGATACATACGAAGTGGGTTCGCCGCCGTGGTCGCGTACAATGCACCAGGCTTCCCGGCGTGTCATCGAAGCCATTTTCCCGGTGAAAGTAATTCGAGCCTTTTCGAGCAAGTTGGCCATGTAGTACCCTAATCGGGAGACCGTCCGCTTTCGAGGACGCCATGCGCGCATTGCCCGTGGAGCTGTTGATGACCGTGAGCACCGGGAGAGGGATTCAGATTCTTGAGCCGGCTCAGAAGCTATATGAGCCAGACGGGGTTGAAGCTCCCCCTCCGGGCTACAGCCCACCGGATCAGGATTTCGTACCAACGACGGTAGCGCCGCTTCGGGCTTAACACAATAAAAAAGTCTAAGGGGGAGAGATGGAACCGTTTCTGTATCACGTGTTTATCTGTGATCAGGTAAAGCCGGAAGGCGCACCCGCCTGCACCGCTCGTGGCGCCGGGGCGGTCATTGAGACGCTTCGCAGAGAGATTGCCGCGCAGGGAATGATCGACGAGGTTCAGCTCACCACGTGCGGGTCGCTGGGACTCTGCGAGCACGGACCGAACCTGGTGGTGTATCCGGATGGCATCTGGTATGGCGGCGTCAGCCCCGAGGACGTGCCCGAAATCGTGCGCTCCCATTTCAAGGAAGGAACTCCGGTGGAGCGCTTGATGCGCAGTGACACCTCGCAGTTGAGGGCGGAAATCCTCTGCAATCGTGAGAAGAGAGAGGCTGCGATGCGCGCCCGGGATGCTTCCGGATCTCTTCCGGACGAGTTGCTGCAGACCCTGCGCGCGTTCCAGGAAAGCCGCGCGCTGTTGACCGCGATCGAGCTCGACGTTTTTTCCGCTGTCGGAGGGGGAGCGTCGGCGGAATCAGTTGCGGCCTGCCTGGCTACTGACACACGCGCCACGGAAATGCTCTTGAACGCCCTGGCGGCCATAGGCATGCTGTCAAAAGAGTCCGGGATTTTCCACAACACGAGAACAAGCGCGCGTTATTTCACTGCCGGCTCTCCGGACAATTCCCGAGAGGGCCTGATGCACACCGTCCATCTTTGGCCGCGGTGGTCCACCCTGACCGACTGCATTCGCGCCGGAACCGCCGTCATAAGCAGGGAGACGGGCGCGCGCGATGAGAACTGGACGCATGCGTTCATCGCCGCCATGGATCGCAACGCTGCCGAGCGGATACCGCTCGTTGTCCGCGCCGTGGATTTGGAGGGAGTGCACAGGATGCTGGATCTGGGCGGGGGATCCGGTGCTTACTCGATAGCGTTCGCACAGGCATCCGGCGACTTGCAGGTGGAAATATTAGATCTTCCTGAGGTTGTCCCGATCACCGGGAAATATGTCGAAATGGCCGGTCTGACTGCACGCATAAAGATAGGCGCGGGCGATCTGCGCGCCGACCCCCTCGGCGCCGGCTTCGATCTCGTTTTTGTATCGGCGATCTGTCACATGCTCGATCCCGGGGAAAACCGCGACCTGTTCCAGCGTTGCTGTCAGGCCCTCGGGCCGCAGGGTCGCCTGGTCGTGCAGGATTTCATCCTCGAGCCGGACAAAACCTCACCCAAATCTGCAGCACTGTTCGCGCTCAACATGCTGGTGGGTACCCGTGCCGGCAGCAGCTATAGTATAGACGAATACACAGCCTGGATGCGGGAGGCGGGTTTCCCGGATGTGAAACACATCCGGCTGCCGGGGCCGACGTGCCTGGTAGTCGGGACGCGGGGATGATTCAACAGGGATTGCGTTTCAGTGATCAGGTATAACGCAAAGCATCGTGCTTCGTGAGAAACACTCGACACGCCCTGGAAATTATTCGTGTCATTCGCAGCTGTTTCTGCTTATCATGCAGAAATAGCAGTTCGCAGCCTATACTTCCGGCATTGCACAAGGGGGACTCATGTCAGGGAAAGCAGTGATTCTTTTGACCCGAGGCGCACTTCTTGTCCTTGTCTCAACTTTCATGATCGCATGCAAGCCGTTCCCGCGTGCCGAGCGCATCTTTGTAAATGGACACGTCGTCACCATGAACGACTCACTCCCGGAAACCGAAGCATTCGCCGTGGGGAACGGCAAAATCGTAGCCGTAGGCAAAACTGGGGATATGAGACGTGCGTTTTCGGACGCCGAGCAAATCAACCTGCGCGGCAGGACGGTCATGCCCGGAATCATCGAATCGCACGTTCACCTTTTCAGTCTGGGTAAGAGCTTCATCGAGCTGAATGTCGAAGGAATCACGACACCGGATGAAGTGGTGCAGAAAGTAAAGGATCGTGCCGCCCAATCGGCGGCGGGAGAGTGGATCACAGGCTGGGGATGGGATGAGGGGGCGTGGGCGAAAGCTTACCCGAACAACGAGAAGTTGAGCCTTGCGGCGCCGAACAACCCGGTATGGCTCAGCGGGCTGCACGGCTTTGCCGGCTGGGCAAACGCAAAAGCGATGGAGATCGCCGGAATTACAGGCAACACACCCAATCCGCCGAACGGGGAGATTCTCAAGGATCCTAAAACCGGAAGGCCGACCGGCATCCTGAAAAATGATGCACAGGCGTTGCTTACGCGGCACATTCCCCCGTTGTCCCCCGCGCTTATGGAAAAGCCCTTCACGCTGGCGGGTGAGGAATGCCTGAAGTATGGCCTGACGACGGTTCACGACGCAAATGTGTCGAAACCGATGCTCGCGGCGCTCATGTCCCTCGCGAACAAAAAACAGCTTAAAACCAGAGTCTACGTGATGCTCGACGCTACCGACAGGGAGTTGATCGAGCCTTTTCTCCAGCATGGACCTTACTTTGACGCTAACGCTACGCTGACCATACGCTGCCTCAAGATATTTGCCGACGGGGCGCTGGGATCGCGCGGCGCAGCCCTGTTTGAACCCTATTCGGATGCTCCCGAAACCCGCGGACAATTGACCACGTCGCAGGAGGAGATCTACAAACTGACCTCCCGGGCACTGAAAGCCGGATTGCAGGTGGCCGTGCATGCCATCGGGGATCGTGCCAACCGGGTCACCCTGGATGCCTATGAGGCCGCGCTCAAAGAAGCGCCCGGCGCAAAGGATCCCAGGCTGCGGATCGAACATGCCCAGGTGATTGCCCTGCAGGACATCCCGCGATTCACCAGGCTCGGCATCATAGCCAGCATGCAGCCGCCCCACTGCACCTCGGATATGGCGTGGGCGGAAAACCGTGTCGGCACGGAGCGGATCAAAGGCGCTTATGCGTGGCGGGCATTTCTGGATGCCGGTGTGCATGTGCCGCTCAATTCCGACTTCCCGGGCGAAACTCCCAATCCATTCTGGGGTATGTATGCTGCGGAGACGCGACAATCTCCCGACGGCAAGCCGGAAGGCGGCTGGCACGCCGAGCAGTGCCTCACGAGGAAGGAAATCCTGCGCGCCTACACCGTCGAGTCCGCTTACGCCGGGTTCGAGGAGGAAATCAAAGGTCAGATCGCACCCGGCATGCTGGCTGACTTCATCGTGCTCTCCGATGATATCCTGACGATACCGCCAAGAGCGCTCCTGTCGCTCGAAGTGGAGCGGACCTATATCGGCGGCAACATGGCTTACATAAGGCGTTAGGATCAGGGCCACGAAATAGGCGAAGGTGATTTCGTGTATCTCGTGCATTTCGCGGCTTCAGTTTTGCGGGGCTCGGCTTGCAGGAGGATAATTGGCTTATGAAGATCGCATTGGCCTCAGATCACGCCGGTTTCCTCTACAAGGAACAGATTCGTGCGATGCTCACTGCCGCGGGACACGAGGTGCGGGACTTCGGCACGTATTCCGAAAATCCCGTGGACTATCCTCTTTTCATCAGGCCCGCTGCCGAGGCGGTTGCGGATGGCGCATGTGAGCGCGGCGTCGTGCTCGGCGGTTCAGGGAATGGGGAAGCTATAGTTGCCAATCGGCTCCCGGGCATTCGATGTGCCGTGTGCTGGAACAACGAAAGTGCGGAACTGGCTCGCAGGCACAATGACGCCAACATGATCTCGCTCGGCCAAAGGATGATGCCACTGCAGGCTGCGCTCGAGATCGTGCGCATCTGGCTCGGGGAGCCCTTCGATGGCGGGCGCCACCTCAGGCGGATCGAGCTGATAGACCACCCGACCCGCTAGCGGAAGAGCGGTGGGAAGCCTCGCGGATCTGCTTCATGCATGAGGCCATAAACCGCCTCGAAAACCTGCTCCCGGTTCGGCTTCGAGAAGTAATCGCCGTCAGAGCCATAAGGCGGCCGGTGCTCCCGGGCGGGTAATGTCCGAGGTGCCGCGTCGAGCCATTCGTAGCCGCCCTGCCGTTCGATAGTCTGCTGCATCATGTAGGCCGTAGCTCCCCCGGGTGAATCCTCGTCCACGAAGAGCACGCGGTTTGTTTTCCTGAGCGATTCCACGATTACGCCGCGCAAGTCGAACGGCGTCAGTGTCCGCACGTCGATCAGCTCCACCTCGATGCCGACCCGGCTCAGCAGTTCCGCCGCTTCCTCCGCAACTGTACAGCAGGCGCCATAAGTGACGACGGTCGCATGCCTGCCGGTCCTGATCACCTCCGGCACGCCGAGCGGAATCGTAAACTCTGCGATGTTGTCCGGCAAGGGCGCCCTGCGCCGATAGGCATTCAGCACCTCGACGATGAGCGCCGTATCGTCCGAGCGCAGGATCGTGTTGTAGAAGCCCGCGGCCTGCGTGGAGTCGCGCGGCACGCAGATGTAGATGCCCCGCAGCAGATCGATCAGGCCGGACATGGGAGAGCCCGAATGCCAGATGCCCTCGAGCCGGTGCCCCCGGGTCCGGATGATCACAGGCGCCTTCTGCCCTCCCCGCGTGCGCCAGCGCAGCGTGGCCAGATCATCCGACATGATCTGCAGCGCATAGAGAGCGTAGTCCAGGTATTGGATTTCCGCGATCGGGCGGAGGCCGCGCAGCGCCATTCCGATGGCCTGCCCCAGAATCGTAGCCTCGCGTATCCCGGTGTCCGTTATGCGCAGTGCGCCGTACTTCTGCTGCAGATGGGCGAACCCCTGGTTGACATCGCCCAGCTGGCCGACGTCTTCCCCCATCGCGACCAGTTGTGGATAACGGGCAAAGGCAGCATCAAAGCAGGCGTTCAGGATTTCAAAACCCTGCAGCATGGGTGGATGCTCCGAGTAGACGGCGGGAACTTCAGCTACCTTGAGAGCCGATTCCGCGGCCTCGCTGTACAGGTCCGAGCCGTAGCGTCTCTTGTTCTCTTCCTCCCGCTCGAGTTTCCATTCGACCAGCCGTTGCCTGGCGGGCGTGTCCTCTGAACGTCCCGCAATCAGCGCCTCCTCCGCGGCTGCCATCAAGTCGCGCCGCAGCGCGGCCTTCTGGCCTGCCAGGGCGTCGGCAATGCGGGCCAACGCCGGGGCGTGGGCCGAGCCTTGCGCCAGTTTCTGCGTCACAGCGATCAGCTGGCTCCGCTCGGCTTCAATCGGCTGGCGAAACGCCGCCCAGGCCCGGTCCCTCGCCGCAAGCACCTCCTTCTTCTCTTCCTCCTCCAACTCCTCCAGCTCGCGCGCCGAGGCCAGCCCTTCTCCAATCACGTACTCTCTCATCCTCGGAATGCAGTCGAACTCTTTCTCCCACGCCAGTCGCTCGGGCGGCTTGTAGCGCTGCTGGCTCCCGGAGGTCGAGTGCCCAAGCGGCTGGGTCAATTCGGTTACGTGAATCAGGATGGGGACATGATCCCGCCGGGCCGATTCGGCCGCCAGGAGGTAGGTCTCGCACAACTGAGGATAATTCCAGCCCGCGACGGCATAGACATCCAGGCCGGACTTCTCTCCTGGACGCCGCTGAAAGCCCTCCAGGACACGATAGATATCCCCCTTTGTCATCTGAAACTGATTCGGCACCGAAATGCCATAACCGTCATCCCAGATCGACAGCAGCATAGGCACTTGCAGCACTCCGGCGGCATTGATCGCCTCCCAGAAGATCCCTTCCGCGCAACTCGCATTGCCGAGCGTGCCGAACGCGATCTCATTACCGTTGTCGGAAAAGCCGGCGGACCCCAGTTCCTTCAACTCCTCCAGCCGCCGGTATAGAACCGATGCATAAGCCAAGCCCAGAAGCCGGGGCATCTGGGCGCCGGTGGGTGATACATCGGCGGAGGAGTTGCAGGTGGCCCGAAGATTCTTCCAGCTGCCGTCGGTGTTGATCAGCCTCGTCGCAAAGTGCCCCGTCATCGAACGGCCGCCGAAGGCGGGTTCGTTGGCAAGCTCGGCATCAGCATAAAGTTGAGCGAAATACCCCTCCACGCTCAGCATCCCCAGGGCGAACATCATGGTCTGGTCCCGATAATACCCCGCCCTGAAATCGCCTTTTCGGAACGCGTGGGCCATCGCCACCTGGGGAACCTCCTTGCCGGCTCCGAAGATGCCGAACTTAGCCTTGCCGGACAGGACTTCCCGATGAGCCACGATGCTGGCATGCCGGCTGCGAAACGCCAGCCGATAGTCCTGCACCACGGTTTCCCTGGGGAGCTTCGGAGAGGTTTCCTGTGACGCCGTCTCGAAGGGCGAGCTCATTGCTAAAAACTAACACAAACCACGAAATACACGAAATGCGCGGAAAGAACAAAGCGAGGCAGCCCACCCGGCTCCCAGAGAGATTTTCGTGTTAATTCATAACCATCCTGGCTATTTTATGGGCTCATGCGGATATTGATCGTCCTCGCTCATCCGAAGCCCGACTCATTCAATGCAGCCTTGTGCGGCGCACTGTGCGCAGGGCTCGCCGAGGCCGGTCACCAAACTGACATCGCAGATTTATATGCTGAAGGGTTCGACCCGGTGCTGCGGGGTCCGGAACTCGACACGCTGGGGACGGGCCACCCGCTCTCCGATGTGGCCGTCTATCAGAATCGCATCCTGCAGGCACAAGCTCTGGCGTTCGTTTTTCCGGTGTGGTGGTTCGGGGTCCCCGCCATTCTCAAGGGATTTGTCGATCGCGTGTTTCAGGAAGAGTTCGCATTCCGATTCACTTCCGATAGAGGGGTCCGAGGCCTGCTGCACCACGAAAAGGCCCTGGTGATCCGCACTGCCGGCGCAAGCGCGTCGTTCTATCGGCTGTTCCGTTTTGGTCGGCCGCTGGAAAAGACCTTCGATGAGTGGACTCTGAGGACTTGCGGAGTCCGCACCGTGAGGAACGTGTTTTTTCACGATGTTCTTAACGTCAGCGACGCCGCCCGCCTGCGCTATCTCGAGCGGGTGCGGCGGCTGGGCCGCGATTACTTCTGAAACTGAGCGCTGTCCTTGATGTTCGATGCGCGTAGATGCGGAAGCCGCCCGCCTCGAGGCAACGCCCGTAACCTGGGCAGGGCTTCAAGCCGGCGTTGCTCCCCGGAAGCAACCGGTGCGCGCATTCCAGAAGGGGGCTCATGGACCCTTTTGTGGAATCGCGACACCTTCAATGGAGTCGTTACTTGACGAGCCCGTCCAAGTAGTTTTTCAGAACTGCGTAGGGAACTCCGCCAATGACACGATTCTGCCGGCCCGTTTCGGTGATGATGAAAAAGGTGGGGGTGGATGTGATGCCGCGGCTCTGCGCGAGCATGATTTCCTGGTTGATGGTTGCGTCGATCGCCGGATTCGCAACCATATTCTGCAGCCGTACCAACTCGGTCGGATCCAGCGTCTTTGCCAGGACGGCCTCGATATTGCCATCCTGCGACCACTTCTCCTGCTCCGTATAGAGCGCGTCGGTCACCCGCAACCAGCGCTCCCGGCTGAGGCGCTGGGCTGCCAGCGCGAAGCGCGCAGCCTTGCGCGCAAACGGATGCATATCCAAGGGGAAATCGTGGTAAACCACGCAGATCTTGTCAATCTTGTCCTCCTTGGCGTAGTCGGCGAGAAGAGGCTTCAGAGTATCCAGATAAAATGTGCGGCAGACAGGGCATTGATAATCCGAGAACACCTCGATCTTGACCGGGGCGCCAGGCTGACCGCCGAGGTAAAGTTCCACGGGCTGATAGGCACTGGATTGGCCGGTCAAAGGCAATGCCGCCGCCAGGAGTGTGAACGCAGCCGCCGGACCGACCCAGACTCCACACAATTTCTTAAGTCCCAATCCTCTAATCATTGCCAATCCCAATTTTTGCATAAATCGTAGACTTAGTATACCTTGATCTTATCCGTTGTTCTTTTCTTGTTGCACCATAATACCGACCTCTCTATGCTGAGGGGCCAGCGCGCCCGGCTGAGGTTCGGTGGGATCAGGGCTAGAAGCACCTTGCCGGATCGAGCCATCGCGGCGCAGGTTCAAGCAGTTCGCATTTCATCATCAGGAGGACGCCGTGCGAAAGTTGTCAATCGGCCGGCTACAATTGCCGGCAGCCGCTGTACTGGCCATTGCCCTTTGTTCCTGGCCCATGGCCTCCCCGGCCGCTGACTTTTCGAAATATCATACCTATGCGGAACTGACCACCACACTTCAAAGTCTCGTCAAGGACCACGCCGACATCGCAAAGCTTGTCGAAATCGGCAAGACCCGCGAAAATCGCTCGATCTGGGCGGTGGAGATCATGAACGCTGCCGGATCGGCATCGCCAACCCGGCCGGCGCTGCTCGTGGCGGCCAATTTCGAGGGCGATCACCTGGTGGGCAGCGAGCTTGCGGTTTACATAATCGACTACCTGCTCAGCAACTATGCAACCAGCCCGCAAGTGAAGCAGCAGATCGATACGCATGCATTCTATATCATTCCGCGGATGAATCCGGATGCGGCGGAGTTCTTCTTCGCACCGGTCAAAGCGGACCGCAAGACCAACACCTCTCCACTTGACGACGATAACGACGGTCGGGTCGACGAGAACCCTCCCGAGGACCTGAATAAGGATGGTTACATCACGCTGATGCGCGTCAAGGACCCGAAAGGCCCTTATATGATCCATCCTGATGATCCTCGTCTGTTGAAGAGGGCGGATCCGCAGCGCGGCGAAGTGGGCGCTTACAGGCTCTACTACGAAGGGATCGACAGGGACAACGACGGTTTCATCGCCGAAGATGGACCGGGGGGCGCCGATCTCAATCGCAACTTCATGCACAAGTATCCTTACTACCAGACCGACGCCGGCCGCTTCATGGCCAGTGAACTGGAAACGCGTGCATTGATGGAGTACATCGGTCACCATCGCAACATCGCTGCCATGCTCACCTTCGGCGAGAGTGACAATCTCATCGCCGGACGGAACGGGGACAATGCCCCGCCCCAGACGATCGACCTCTTCAACTTCGCCCAGCAGGGCATAGCCGAGGCGAGAAGAGTCGGCATGTTCCAGGCCGGAGGCGGAGGAAGAGGCTTTGGGATGGGTGGACGGGGAGGTGGGGGCATAGATCAGGTTGTCACCGGTGCTCGGGGTGCGGCCGGGGCAGCCCCCGCGGCGGGCGGGCGAGGAGGCGGCCAGGGTGGGCAGCGCCCGGCAGAGACCATCAATCCTGGCGACGCAGAATACATGCAGACGATCGTCGACAAGTACCGCGAACTGACCGGGCTGCGCAGCGATCCTCCCGTCCGCACGCCGGCGGGCGCGTTTTTTGAGGTCGGCTATTATCAATTCGGCGTGCCTTCTTTCTGCACCCCGGGCTGGGGTCTCCCCCAGGCATCCGCGCCGGGAGCGCGCGGCGGAGCGGCTCCGGATGTGGCCATGGGTGGCGGCGGAGGCCGAGGCATGGCAGCCGGAGGCCGGGGCGCGGGCGGTGGTGCGGCGGCCTCTGACGGCTCGGCTGCTTTTGATTTGCGCTTGCTCCGATGGATGGATGCCGAAAAGATCGACGGATTCATCAACTGGACGCCCTACAAGCACCCAACCCTCGGGGATGTGGATATCGGCGGCTTCAAGCCTTATGCTACGACCAATCCACCGGCGGCGAAGATCGCCGAGCTTGGCAAGACCCACGCGGAGTTCGCCCTGTACCTGGCATCGCTTTTCCCGAAAATTGCCGTTGCCGATTTCTCGGCAACCAGCCTCGGCGGCGGCCTGTTCCGCATCCAGGCCGAAATCGAGAACAAGGGATTTCTGCCAACCTCGACAGCGCACGGCCAGGTTTCGCGCTCGGTCAGGGCCACCATGGTCCAGCTCAGCGTCGACGCCAAGGACATCATTTCGGGCGCCCCCAAGACCAACAATGTTCCAGTGCTGGCAGGCTCCGGCCGCAGGCAGAGCTACCAGTGGATCGTCAGAGGGAGACCCGGTACCACGGTCACGCTGAAAGTCGTGGCGCAGAAGGGCGGGACGGACACAGCGACCATTACGCTGAAGTAGTCGGGTTCAACATCTTTCAGAGCAAGCGGAGACAACATGCGAATCACTTCATCGATCTTCACTCGCTGCCTCGTCCTGGTGGCCTGCCTGGCCACAGTGAGCCTCGCTCCGGCAGTGATGGGGCAGAAGGCGACGGACATCAAGGCGATCGACCAGAAACCATCCGGGTCGGACCCGCAGTTTAAGGTCAAGCTCGATTTTGATCGCTGGCATGACTGCGCGGAAATCAAGTCGGATCTGCTGCGCATGGAAAAGGCCTGGCCGAAATTTCTCAAGTACTCGTCGGTCGGCAAGAGCTACGATGGCAAAGACATGATGTGCATGACCATCAACAATCCCGACACCGGTCCGGAGCTGAGCAAGGCCGCCATGTATATCGAAGCCAACGTGCATGGGAACGAGATCCAGGGCGCGGAAATCTGTCTCTATACCGTCTGGTACCTGATGGAAAACTACGGCAGGATCGAAGCCATCACGAAGCTCGTCAACGAGCGCGTATTTTACCTCTTTCCCACGGTAAACCCGGATGGCCGCGACTATTTCATGAAGGGGCCTACCGGGGTTCAGGCGAGGGGCGGTCACGTGCCCACGGACGAGGACAACGACGGACTCGTGGACCAGGATGACATCATCGACCTGAATGGCAACGGCGTCATTGACCAGATCCGCAAGTATGTCCCGGGCC encodes:
- a CDS encoding transketolase is translated as MSSPFETASQETSPKLPRETVVQDYRLAFRSRHASIVAHREVLSGKAKFGIFGAGKEVPQVAMAHAFRKGDFRAGYYRDQTMMFALGMLSVEGYFAQLYADAELANEPAFGGRSMTGHFATRLINTDGSWKNLRATCNSSADVSPTGAQMPRLLGLAYASVLYRRLEELKELGSAGFSDNGNEIAFGTLGNASCAEGIFWEAINAAGVLQVPMLLSIWDDGYGISVPNQFQMTKGDIYRVLEGFQRRPGEKSGLDVYAVAGWNYPQLCETYLLAAESARRDHVPILIHVTELTQPLGHSTSGSQQRYKPPERLAWEKEFDCIPRMREYVIGEGLASARELEELEEEEKKEVLAARDRAWAAFRQPIEAERSQLIAVTQKLAQGSAHAPALARIADALAGQKAALRRDLMAAAEEALIAGRSEDTPARQRLVEWKLEREEENKRRYGSDLYSEAAESALKVAEVPAVYSEHPPMLQGFEILNACFDAAFARYPQLVAMGEDVGQLGDVNQGFAHLQQKYGALRITDTGIREATILGQAIGMALRGLRPIAEIQYLDYALYALQIMSDDLATLRWRTRGGQKAPVIIRTRGHRLEGIWHSGSPMSGLIDLLRGIYICVPRDSTQAAGFYNTILRSDDTALIVEVLNAYRRRAPLPDNIAEFTIPLGVPEVIRTGRHATVVTYGACCTVAEEAAELLSRVGIEVELIDVRTLTPFDLRGVIVESLRKTNRVLFVDEDSPGGATAYMMQQTIERQGGYEWLDAAPRTLPAREHRPPYGSDGDYFSKPNREQVFEAVYGLMHEADPRGFPPLFR
- a CDS encoding methyltransferase domain-containing protein, with product MEPFLYHVFICDQVKPEGAPACTARGAGAVIETLRREIAAQGMIDEVQLTTCGSLGLCEHGPNLVVYPDGIWYGGVSPEDVPEIVRSHFKEGTPVERLMRSDTSQLRAEILCNREKREAAMRARDASGSLPDELLQTLRAFQESRALLTAIELDVFSAVGGGASAESVAACLATDTRATEMLLNALAAIGMLSKESGIFHNTRTSARYFTAGSPDNSREGLMHTVHLWPRWSTLTDCIRAGTAVISRETGARDENWTHAFIAAMDRNAAERIPLVVRAVDLEGVHRMLDLGGGSGAYSIAFAQASGDLQVEILDLPEVVPITGKYVEMAGLTARIKIGAGDLRADPLGAGFDLVFVSAICHMLDPGENRDLFQRCCQALGPQGRLVVQDFILEPDKTSPKSAALFALNMLVGTRAGSSYSIDEYTAWMREAGFPDVKHIRLPGPTCLVVGTRG
- the rpiB gene encoding ribose 5-phosphate isomerase B — its product is MKIALASDHAGFLYKEQIRAMLTAAGHEVRDFGTYSENPVDYPLFIRPAAEAVADGACERGVVLGGSGNGEAIVANRLPGIRCAVCWNNESAELARRHNDANMISLGQRMMPLQAALEIVRIWLGEPFDGGRHLRRIELIDHPTR
- a CDS encoding NAD(P)H-dependent oxidoreductase, whose protein sequence is MRILIVLAHPKPDSFNAALCGALCAGLAEAGHQTDIADLYAEGFDPVLRGPELDTLGTGHPLSDVAVYQNRILQAQALAFVFPVWWFGVPAILKGFVDRVFQEEFAFRFTSDRGVRGLLHHEKALVIRTAGASASFYRLFRFGRPLEKTFDEWTLRTCGVRTVRNVFFHDVLNVSDAARLRYLERVRRLGRDYF
- a CDS encoding amidohydrolase, encoding MSGKAVILLTRGALLVLVSTFMIACKPFPRAERIFVNGHVVTMNDSLPETEAFAVGNGKIVAVGKTGDMRRAFSDAEQINLRGRTVMPGIIESHVHLFSLGKSFIELNVEGITTPDEVVQKVKDRAAQSAAGEWITGWGWDEGAWAKAYPNNEKLSLAAPNNPVWLSGLHGFAGWANAKAMEIAGITGNTPNPPNGEILKDPKTGRPTGILKNDAQALLTRHIPPLSPALMEKPFTLAGEECLKYGLTTVHDANVSKPMLAALMSLANKKQLKTRVYVMLDATDRELIEPFLQHGPYFDANATLTIRCLKIFADGALGSRGAALFEPYSDAPETRGQLTTSQEEIYKLTSRALKAGLQVAVHAIGDRANRVTLDAYEAALKEAPGAKDPRLRIEHAQVIALQDIPRFTRLGIIASMQPPHCTSDMAWAENRVGTERIKGAYAWRAFLDAGVHVPLNSDFPGETPNPFWGMYAAETRQSPDGKPEGGWHAEQCLTRKEILRAYTVESAYAGFEEEIKGQIAPGMLADFIVLSDDILTIPPRALLSLEVERTYIGGNMAYIRR
- a CDS encoding DsbA family protein, with the translated sequence MIRGLGLKKLCGVWVGPAAAFTLLAAALPLTGQSSAYQPVELYLGGQPGAPVKIEVFSDYQCPVCRTFYLDTLKPLLADYAKEDKIDKICVVYHDFPLDMHPFARKAARFALAAQRLSRERWLRVTDALYTEQEKWSQDGNIEAVLAKTLDPTELVRLQNMVANPAIDATINQEIMLAQSRGITSTPTFFIITETGRQNRVIGGVPYAVLKNYLDGLVK